The genomic segment CTATCGCCTCCCTTTCTCACGACAGATTTTTTGGGTTGTGGGGACGTCAGCGCCAAGTGCAGCTGTGGAAATGTCCATTCATGTCTCACCTGTGATCCTGTTGATGACAAACAACGCTTCGCGCAAGAGGAGCGGGTTCATGTCGTCAATGTGATTTGTCTCTGAGTGAGACGGAACTTGTAAAAGAACTCCTGTTTGTTTTTACTTCTCTTCTGAGTTGTTCTCTTCCCGCCTCCCATACAGCTTCCGCGGCAACGGCTTTAAAGGGTTGTCGTTTCGCAGCAGGTCAGTCATTATATCCTGTATCAAAAAGCAATTTTCTCAATTTGCGCAGGTACCCTTTTTCCGCAGAACTTTTATCAGGTGCTACAGTCGCTAACGGGAGTTGATTAATTTCACCTTGACCAGCGTTTAACACTGGCAGCAATGCGTCAGGAACAACCTCGGACGCGCACCATTTAATTTTGAAGACATCCTGACTGGATGCTGCAACGAGTCTATAGAGTTTTGCATCGCCTTTACATGGAATGATGACAGCTGGAGTCGCTTGTAATATAAGGTGTGGTATTTATTCTCTGTCGGGACCGTATAGGCCTGAGAAGACCGATTCTGGCGGTAGTCAACCAAGCACATGCGTTTTTGCTTCCCCGGTTGTCTGTCGCGTTTATGACAATGGGAGACGACCGATGTAGAGTATCCGAGAAACACGTAATGCGGCATCCGTTCCTGCCTATTTGTCAGCTAAGGTTTCACAGTATGGTACTGTGTGCGTTTTGAATCGAGTAGATTCTGCCCGGAATATCGCGGTTAGGATCTTGTGGCTTTTCCTCTGCGAAATGAAATGCATACACCAGCATTTGGCGTTCTTGTTCTGGCATCGATGCACAGGGACACTGGCAGCACTAACATGGCAGAAGTGAACAGTCCCTGAGTGATCCCTTTGGCCGGCTGCATTTTCGTTCCACGGAAGCCTCTTTCCCTATACTGGTAACATTTATTGTGAGAAAGTTGACCTCGACAAAAATCGAGCACGTTTGAGAATCTGTTCTTGAACGCGCTGCCATCTTAGTCCGCGGAAGCCACCAATGTATTGAGCGGATGCTAGTTAGTATCCAGCAATGTCTACTATGACACGAAGCGAAACCTGCATCTTGAAGGGGGGAGGTGGCACAGCGTCACAAGCCTGACACACGCACGAATAATAGTTCATCACTTCATCTCACATTAATGTGATTATTATGTCCGCACACAACCGACAGATAAATAGCGGTTTATTCGTGTAGAGGCTATTCCTGAAAGATGGCACATCCAGGGTTCAGGGGCGTCAGATGAAGCCTTCACAGGAACCACGCTTATATTGGTTTCTTGTCAACAGCACGGAACACATCAAGGCGATTCACCCACTTTGTTTAAGAGACCAGATCGAAACACAACGTGAGTGTTCCGCAACAGTTCTCACCACTTCTACATTGTGACCACTTTTTGATACTGCCTGAGACTTTCTCTGGACAAGCATCAAGACAAGCCACCCAGTCCCTATGAATGCGCTCATGTCCCTTTCCTCGAGCCTCGAGACACTGGGAGAATGATCTATTCTGGCGTCTCATAGATGCGCATATCGGAGCACCATGGATATAGACGCGTGCATCAACTGATTTAAACAAGAGAAGGTAGACAGAAACAGGACATCGTCGTTACCCACGTGATTCAGTCGAGTTTCCTCAAACGACCTGCCTTCAGAACATACATCTCCTgacatgtatacacatatgtatatatatatatatatgacttGCTCACTCCAGTAGAATAACTGTGATGCATTTCGTTCTGCTGTTTGTATCTTGCAATTTCATATGGTAGAACACTGGGGAATGCTTGCTTCCAAAATTTGAACTTCTCCGTTGCTGTAAGGTCGGTCGTGTCCGGTGGTGCATGCGTAGTCTCGGACGTCTGCACGAATTCCTTCGCCACGTGCTTTTGATATCCCAGTTGTTCTCAGGTAATTTTTTGAGGGTACAGGCCGCTACCGAATTCACAGCAGGTGTTCTGCGTACAAGCACTGCTCCTGTGAATTGTCTTTAGGCGTTTTTTAGGCACATTCCACGACTGCTAAATAGTGGTCAAACATTTAGTGGCATATAAATCACTGTATGAGCACCTATGTGGCTACAAAAGGTAACTCAATCTTCAGGCTGGATCTGAATGCCATGAACCAGCCCTACCTCTCGGTCATCAAACGTTTCGTGGGGGAACTCAAGGCACAACCTGAATTAATGCATCAACACGAAAGGTAGGCGAGTCCCCTAGTTTTCATAGATGAAGACATTCTTTGAGTAAGTTCAACAGTGTCCAGATCCGTTTTCAGGAAGCGAACTGGAGGTACGCTGAAACGATTTGAAGGGAGGTACCGTCAAACCACGAGGACGCTAACCGACGACGCTGTGGGCCGTACAAGAAGTCAGGTGTAGAACGGCGGTGCTCACATATTTGCACAATGTTTTCCACATGTTCTTGAGCAGGGCCAAAGATGGATACGGATACAGAGGTGAGGGACAGGTCGTCCATGGACTCCTACCCCCTTCCCAGCAACACTCGGTAAACGTGTTGTTGAAGCCATATTAAGCCAAGAAGGAACACAAATGGTTCCACTGGAAAACCCTTCGCCACTTCACTCACCAATCGATGCCATAGTTATGCAGAAACAAATGCTGTAGACATGACCAGCTACGTAACTGAATCAAGACTAGTCATTAATCCAGGATTTCTAGGAACAGCACTTATTTACCTACAGAAGTAACCAAGAGGCAGTGACGACAACAGATACAGATACACAGACGATGCCAGGGAAGCGACTTTACTAATGCGTGTATTGgcgtatacatacatgtacatgtgCAAATGTGTACGCGCATAAGCAGGCGACTAATTCCAGGGACAGACAAGAGTTTGCAAAAGTCTTCGCTGCAAACTTCTGCTGAGATATCCTCGGCTCCGACAAGGCAAAACAGACGTGAAACCACAACAGTCAAAACCCTTGCTGACTTTCCCTCGAATAACGGGACTCTATCTGAAGTTAACCAATGTCACTGAGTTAGAAGAATATGTTGCAACACGGTGGCAACGCCGGCGGTACTCACCACCAAATTTccaggcgagacagaagcgaatTCACGAAAATCTACACAGAGACGCACCTAAACGCGAAGAATAGTATGAAGTAGAGTAGTTTGTCTTTTCAGAGACAGGTAATATGACCACACTATTATATCGCAGCCATGCTTGTTGACACCTCTTCCTACATGCACACAAACATATGTCCAGCTATGTGACCTAAACATTTGCTTAGACAACCCCTTGCAAAAGAAAAATCAGGATCCTGTCAGACCAGTTTCAGAGTAACCCAGGGAGGATGCCCATTAGTGTGACGCTGCTGCGAGGCCCCAGTTGACTTCATACAGACAGTGTAGCCATGATTAATTGCCACTCCACCGTCGGAAAATCGGACCTGCATTTGACCTAGTTTTGACCGACGAGTTACGCTATCTTCTGCCTTGCTCCTGATTTCACATCCGGAGCTACTTGCATATGGAGCATACCTCATAACTCTGCTATCCCTTTCTACAGTCTGAAGGTACCAGGGAAATTAGTTGCGAGTCTGCTCCTCCTGTGAGAGAGTTACTGCCCGAAAGGACAACACAAGTATTGACCGACAAGATTCCAAAGGGAGGGTTGACTACAGCGTGGACGTTTTAGGAGATGGTGTGATCTACCATGTACACCATTATACTATACATGCGTGTCCCCTCACATTTTAAAGCACAACTCGccattcttcttcactgGCATGCTTTGGGCGGggaacagacgaaaaagTGAAATATAACCGAACTTACAACGGCCGTTTTCACCGTAGTCACCCATTGGCAACACTGTCGAAGCACCGCGGCTTCCGACAGCGCGTCTGCAGGAGCAAACTGTTGCACGTTACTACATGCCGAGCTTGTATCAGTGCCGGCTTGAGTGCGCCCTGCGCTCGCTTGTCCTTTTTTAAGTGTGAAACCCAAATTTGATAGGTATTTAGACTTCCATGCTTTCCTAAAGAAACTTTTGCCGTGTGTTGAATGCGGATGACTGGGTTTCTTCGTACCTTCCGTCACAACTGACTTCCCCTTTGTGGGACGCGGCGGGTTTTGAGAACGGCCCTCCCGAGGTCGAGACGAGAAATCGTTCTACACTGGACTGCCTAGGATACCGTTCGTATGCTGTTGTGTTGTGATCCACATATACTGGTCCCAAATCtgctgtttttccttttccaaaCCGTACGCAGGCGCTTTCGAGCCTGCCGCTGGTTACGGAGTGCCCTGTTTCGCGGACTAAAGAGTCTCATCTCCTCCTCCATTGTGCTCTTTTCCTTGCAAGATGGCGTCTGTAGACAGTCCGTCCATTTTGCCTGGCCGACTGACAGGGACAGGGACAGACAAGATAGCTGTGGTTCCCAGGAAAAGTGTGAAACGGCTCTTTGTTCAAGCAAAACTCAAACTACACCATAATGGCGcacgtctgcttcctctctgtgcgttCGTCACGATGATGGcgatttcttttctcctgttcgACATCTTCTCTGCAAATCCGACCTCAGTGGCGGTGGCAGATGCATATCCTTGGTTTGACGACATGGATGATGTGGGTGACGAACGCTATTATTCGCATTTTCTATCGGAGATGGATGATGACAGTGTAGAGTCAAGATATCCCCCCGCGAGCGGTGACAGTAGCGATAACTCACCCTTC from the Toxoplasma gondii ME49 chromosome IX, whole genome shotgun sequence genome contains:
- a CDS encoding hypothetical protein (encoded by transcript TGME49_306680~Predicted trans-membrane domain (TMHMM2.0):45-68:164-184); translation: MASVDSPSILPGRLTGTGTDKIAVVPRKSVKRLFVQAKLKLHHNGARLLPLCAFVTMMAISFLLFDIFSANPTSVAVADAYPWFDDMDDVGDERYYSHFLSEMDDDSVESRYPPASGDSSDNSPFGHFRIDFRAGTGKVSGRRRGRRRVPPAVHRRAAMRRRMRIDLLALAALITACSAAFLWTRKLQLKLQEEEAAVEALQKDKHSCWSGDHYRRWNSRKFTCWQPGSVGICG